Proteins encoded in a region of the Zea mays cultivar B73 chromosome 4, Zm-B73-REFERENCE-NAM-5.0, whole genome shotgun sequence genome:
- the LOC100194293 gene encoding leunig-related7 has translation MNLFSQTGRLQSALCTPVPIPFLFSRFPSPPSQTPPSFPPSLRILSPSTLSPPNPTAGAGDSLEIRRGFGAPLGVSRRISGDRDSRLKVLRAHHDEVWFIQFSNNGKYLASASNDKSAIIWEVDEDGELLLRHTLSGHQKSVMMVAWSPDDCQLLTCGQEETIRRWDVKSGKCLHVYEKSATGLISCAWFPDGKQLSGLADQNFCIWDLDGKEVDCWKGQGSTGTSDFAVAKDGNLIISMSKQNTILLFDRETKQERIIEEGSTITSFCLSEDGDFLLVNLVSEEIHLWNIRNDPVRVNRYNGHKRTRFVIRSCFGGFEQAFIASGSEDSQVYIWHRATGDLIETLAGHSGTVNCVSWNPANPHMLASASDDHTVRIWGAKKSSLKRKDVGSSNCNSNGSRSNGNAHNNVFVQKCNGNNTK, from the exons ATGAACCTCTTCTCCCAGACTGGACGTCTGCAGTCTGCACTCTGCACCCCCGTGCCAATCCCGTTTCTATTCAGTCGGTTCCCCTCTCCCCCAAGCCAAACACCACCATCCTTCCCTCCCTCCCTACGCATCCTCTCCCCCTCGACGCTTTCCCCACCCAATCCGACCGCCGGGGCGGGCGATTCCCTGGAGATTCGGCGCGGATTCGGGGCTCCTCTCGGGGTTTCTCGGCGAATCAGCGGGGATCGGGACTCCCGGCTGAAG GTTTTGCGTGCACATCACGATGAAGTGTGGTTTATTCAATTCTCAAATAATGGAAAGTATTTAGCCTCAGCGTCAAATGATAAATCTGCAATTATATGGGAG GTTGATGAGGATGGAGAGCTATTACTGAGGCATACATTGAGTGGCCATCAAAAGTCAGTGATGATGGTTGCATGGAGCCCTGATGATTGTCAGCTCCTCACATGTGGGCAGGAAGAAACCATCCGACGCTGGGATGTTAAATCTGGCAAATGTCTTCATGTTTACGAGAAGTCTGCCACTGGTTTGATATCATGTGCTTGGTTCCCAGATGGAAAGCAATTATCTGGTTTAGCTGATCAAAACTTTTGCATTTGGGATTTAGATGGTAAGGAAGTAGATTGCTGGAAAGGGCAGGGATCAACAGGAACATCTGATTTTGCTGTAGCAAAAGATGGAAACCTTATAATAAGCATGAGCAAGCAGAACACAATTCTTCTATTTGATAGGGAGACAAAACAGGAGAGAATAATTGAAGAGGGTAGTACAATTACTTCATTTTGTCTATCAGAAGACGGTGATTTCCTGCTTGTAAATCTTGTAAGCGAAGAGATTCATTTGTGGAACATAAGAAATGATCCTGTTCGTGTCAACCGGTACAATGGTCATAAGCGCACCCGGTTTGTGATAAGGTCTTGTTTTGGCGGATTTGAGCAGGCGTTCATTGCTAGTGGGAGTGAAGATTCACAG GTCTACATATGGCATAGAGCCACTGGCGATCTCATTGAGACTCTTGCTGGTCACTCGGGCACAGTCAACTGCGTCAGTTGGAATCCTGCGAATCCCCACATGCTCGCCTCAGCGAGCGACGATCACACAGTTCGTATATGGGGGGCAAAGAAGTCCAGTCTTAAGCGCAAGGATGTTGGGAGCAGCAATTGCAACAGTAACGGTTCTCGCTCGAATGGCAATGCACATAACAACGTTTTCGTTCAAAAGTGCAACGGGAACAACACCAAATGA
- the LOC100194293 gene encoding leunig-related7 isoform X1: MGGSEDDEPPSKRARTSSVESASLPDCFSFSKFSNPLGSTMARPLPSQGKEVMVGSKGVIKKEEFVRIITKTLYSLGYEKSGAVLEEESGIILHNPMVKLFREQVIDGNWDNAVVTMNTIGLQDENILKSAAFLILEQKFFELLKNDNVMGAMKTLRCEITPLGVNRKRVHELSTCMISCSSQQLFLGFSKLGIDSSSSRLKLLEELQKVLPPAVMVPERRLENLVEQALTVQRDACYFHNSVDGLSLYIDHHCGKDQIPSCTLQVLRAHHDEVWFIQFSNNGKYLASASNDKSAIIWEVDEDGELLLRHTLSGHQKSVMMVAWSPDDCQLLTCGQEETIRRWDVKSGKCLHVYEKSATGLISCAWFPDGKQLSGLADQNFCIWDLDGKEVDCWKGQGSTGTSDFAVAKDGNLIISMSKQNTILLFDRETKQERIIEEGSTITSFCLSEDGDFLLVNLVSEEIHLWNIRNDPVRVNRYNGHKRTRFVIRSCFGGFEQAFIASGSEDSQVYIWHRATGDLIETLAGHSGTVNCVSWNPANPHMLASASDDHTVRIWGAKKSSLKRKDVGSSNCNSNGSRSNGNAHNNVFVQKCNGNNTK; the protein is encoded by the exons ATGGGAGGTTCTGAAGATGACGAGCCACCCTCAAAACGCGCAAGAACATCCTCAGTAGAATCTGCAAGTTTACCAGACTGTTTCTCGTTTTCGAAATTTTCCAATCCTTTGGGAAGTACAATGGCTAGACCTTTGCCTTCCCAAGGGAAAGAAGTTATGGTTGGTTCCAAGGGTGTTATTAAGAAGGAGGAATTTGTTAGGATAATCACCAAAACTCTGTATAGTCTTGGATATGAAAAAAGTGGAGCAGTTCTGGAGGAGGAATCAGGGATTATTTTACATAACCCTATGGTGAAACTTTTCAGAGAACAGGTGATTGATGGAAATTGGGATAATGCGGTGGTTACCATGAATACAATTGGCCTTCAAGATGAAAACATCTTGAAATCTGCGGCATTTTTGATATTGGAGCAAAAATTCTTTGAACTTCTAAAAAATGACAATGTCATGGGTGCTATGAAGACTTTACGATGTGAGATCACACCCCTTGGTGTTAATAGAAAAAGAGTGCATGAACTGTCGACTTGTATGATTTCTTGTTCTTCACAGCAGTTGTTCCTTGGTTTTTCAAAGCTTGGAATTGATTCTTCTAGTTCACGGTTGAAGCTTCTAGAGGAATTGCAGAAGGTGCTTCCTCCAGCTGTTATGGTGCCAGAGAGGAGGTTAGAAAATTTAGTTGAGCAAGCACTTACTGTGCAAAGAGATGCTTGCTATTTCCATAATTCTGTTGATGGGTTGTCACTTTACATTGATCATCACTGTGGGAAAGATCAGATACCATCTTGCACGCTACAG GTTTTGCGTGCACATCACGATGAAGTGTGGTTTATTCAATTCTCAAATAATGGAAAGTATTTAGCCTCAGCGTCAAATGATAAATCTGCAATTATATGGGAG GTTGATGAGGATGGAGAGCTATTACTGAGGCATACATTGAGTGGCCATCAAAAGTCAGTGATGATGGTTGCATGGAGCCCTGATGATTGTCAGCTCCTCACATGTGGGCAGGAAGAAACCATCCGACGCTGGGATGTTAAATCTGGCAAATGTCTTCATGTTTACGAGAAGTCTGCCACTGGTTTGATATCATGTGCTTGGTTCCCAGATGGAAAGCAATTATCTGGTTTAGCTGATCAAAACTTTTGCATTTGGGATTTAGATGGTAAGGAAGTAGATTGCTGGAAAGGGCAGGGATCAACAGGAACATCTGATTTTGCTGTAGCAAAAGATGGAAACCTTATAATAAGCATGAGCAAGCAGAACACAATTCTTCTATTTGATAGGGAGACAAAACAGGAGAGAATAATTGAAGAGGGTAGTACAATTACTTCATTTTGTCTATCAGAAGACGGTGATTTCCTGCTTGTAAATCTTGTAAGCGAAGAGATTCATTTGTGGAACATAAGAAATGATCCTGTTCGTGTCAACCGGTACAATGGTCATAAGCGCACCCGGTTTGTGATAAGGTCTTGTTTTGGCGGATTTGAGCAGGCGTTCATTGCTAGTGGGAGTGAAGATTCACAG GTCTACATATGGCATAGAGCCACTGGCGATCTCATTGAGACTCTTGCTGGTCACTCGGGCACAGTCAACTGCGTCAGTTGGAATCCTGCGAATCCCCACATGCTCGCCTCAGCGAGCGACGATCACACAGTTCGTATATGGGGGGCAAAGAAGTCCAGTCTTAAGCGCAAGGATGTTGGGAGCAGCAATTGCAACAGTAACGGTTCTCGCTCGAATGGCAATGCACATAACAACGTTTTCGTTCAAAAGTGCAACGGGAACAACACCAAATGA